The segment ggggcgctaCCAGAAGAAgctgcccttcactctgcctccccatgtactgttgtGTTGTATTCACTAACTGCATGCTCGCAGGCCccttctgtgttgtgtgtattgGAGGCCTGCACAAATATATCATGTATCTAACAGAAAAAAGTCATGTGTAGAGTGAAAGGAGTAATTTGgggaggcagtggctcagtggtagagctcgcggtagagcaggtcgtccaatgtttcagagatcagcagttcgattcccgctcccacccaaaagaacacccggaggtgagctgacagagCTCCCctctgctgaggcgcccttgagcaaggtaccgTCCTCCTTACACGTTGCttatttggggcgcaccacaaaggagctgcccgccagtctacctcctctgcatgcgtatggccccatgtgtgtgtgtgttcagggcctgtacacacatgtatatgcatgatttgaactaactagagtgtgccactaatttccctgcggggattataatcagtataaaaaattaaaacacaaggTCAAGGATGGCTTACATGGCCTATACATATGTAAATATGGAGTGATGGTCAGCCACGTGGCGATGCTGTGAGTGCAGCGAGGGTCTCTGTTGGGGTTCACTTACCCCCCTGTTCAACACTGTCTCTCCTTTTCCTACCCTGCAATTTGAGCTAATGCTGTCCACAGATGTTATTATTCCTTCAATAGTGCAGTATCACATATTTCTGAATGACATCTtgtgatattattattttactttcataacatttttttatttcttggtGACCTGACTGGAATAAGTTTGCCTGACTGAAGAATCCATTTAGTGTTTTCAGAGTAAATAATAAGTCATCGCCACAGTCTATAGACCAGTAATATTCTATTTACAACTTCAGATAATTCCAATCAGTCACCACGTCTAAGCTTGTATTTGTTGTCATTCATTTAACTATTTGTGTTAATAAAAGCATGACCGACTATGACGAGTATGGTCATCACAGGTCTACAGCAGCAATAACACAAATGCTCCGTTTCGTCTGTGATAGTTTAGAATAATACAGCAGACACGTTTATCTGCGGGACTCGAACTGTATTGTTTTCCGTGTATTTCTAGGTTAAAAGAATTATTATCTCCACATGTTTGATATTAAATGTAGTCATCAATGGCAAACAGCAAGTTCGCAACAACAAGAAATCCGGGCGCCATCGGTGTGTTTGGAGCCACTCGAATAAGTTCGTTTTTTTACAAGACAGTCATTAATCGATGGCTATCTTGACGTTCGGTCTCTTAAAAAACATGCTGGCTTCTAGTGAGACTGATTTTGACGCAGCTttcacaaatataaaaacatttttgcagaTAAATAAAGAGGAAAAGTCGCCGAGAGGCGCTCGGCACGGCGGTGAATCTGCCGGGTTTCGAGGCTTCCttagaaaaaagagaagagtcTGGGGGCTGTGAATGTTATCAGCATGTAGACACACTAGTCTGCTATCGATCAGGTTCAATAGATATCGGAAATGTTTCCCCGATATTTACTTTTGAGCTTTTGTTTGTGGGGAGAAAACACAAGTGGGACGACATTAGCGCCTCACGGAGGAGACACTCGCTGAGTTGAGTCTCTACGGTTCTCATGCTGTGCTTAAGTCCAGCCTCCTGAGTCGGTTCTCCAGTCAAACGCTGTTCTGACACGTTTACGTACATAAAGAGTTTTTGTTTCCCCCGTGAAACGATGGCAGACGTGGAAGCCCCACCTGCTCAGGCCCCAGCGGCCAGCCAGGCGAAGGTAACGAAGAGGAAACCAAGACCGAGACCTCCAGGTCCGGGTCTCAAGGACCGAATTCTGACCATCCTGAAGACATCGAATGACCGGAACGGAATGTCAGGGACTGCCCTGAAGGCGCAGCTTGCTTTGGGAGGCTACAACGTGGAAAAGAACAAGACCCGTATCAGACTGACCATCAAGCGGTTAGTGGAGAGTGAGAAAGTGATCCAGACCAAAGGGACGGGGGCGTCCGGTTCTTTCAAGCTGAACAAGAAGGCAGAGCAGAAGGTGAAGGTTCCTGCAAAGAGGACGGGTTCCCCCAAGAAGACAGCAGCTAAATCCAAGAGGTCTGCATCGAAGGCGTCCCCGACTAAGAAGACCAAGCCAACCAACAAGAAAAAGCCAACCCCTAAGAAGGCGGCCAAGAAGCCAGCAACGCcgaagaaagaaaagagcaaGCCCAAGAGCAGGACAGCCAAGCCGTCCGCCGGGACCGCTAAGAAGGGAGGCAAAACCGCCAACAAGCCCAAGAGCCCCAAAGTGTCCAGACGGTCTGCTCCCGTGAAGTCCAGGAAGCCTGTAGGGAAGACGAAGAAACCCGCACCCAAGAAGGTGACTCAGAAAAAGAAGTGAGCTGTCCATCTTACTGATCACCTGAAAACAAAGGCTCTTTTAAGAGCCACCCACTGAGCCCTGAAAGAGCCGCCTGCTCCCGGCATTAGTCTGggaatttattcattatgtttcGTTCACTATAAACTCTTACTAGATTCCTGTAACTGACAGAAGTGCTGTCTGATCTGGCTCGATGGGTGACGCCCACACTTCAATGGAAGCGCTGCTGACACGCCCACTGACGCCCCGACAGTGGGACGCGGGAGTTGGCGCGATCCGGTGGTGGATCATTTGAATTGTGTCGGTTGTGTTGTCTAATATGAACCTAAGtgtaaatgaaatatatttatttaagtaatatatttatatatacgaaacaaaagtaaaaaagtgaACACACTGATTGTTCTGGACGCGAGAGGAGGGGTTGGTGTCTGATGTGGGAATTTTATTGTATAGGCACAATAAATTAGACAAAGTAGAATGGATGAAGTAGAGCTGGTAAGAGAATTTTCTGAAATGATTTGAATCAATGATAGATCTAAAATGAGTTGGAAATGTACACAAAAAGAGCACAATAGATGAACAGATGTACAAAGTAcattaaagatatttttatcCTTAATGCAATTTGACAGTACAGACAACCTGAAAATTGAGGAAGTGTCAAGAACCatgaaaaaacaatttcttCCGCAGAAGAATGTGCAGAATATTATCCGTACAGTTTAAAATATCACAGTTCaacaatcaattaaaaaaaaattggtaatgtttccgcccggtttcgaaccggggacctttcgcgtgtgaggcgaacgtgataaccactacactacggaaacaCTGATCAGTGGTAGACTTGATATGAACTTTTCCAATTTGGTCCAAAGTATTTCCATCAGTCACATGTCTAATAAGTATTGAGGTTCCATTATTCACAGCCTGTTTAAagtttccgtagtgtagtggttatcaCGAAAGGCGAAAGGTCCCCGGTTCGAAACCCGGTGGAAACTGTCATGGCCTTTCTGAGTGAATGATGCAGATGTTATTTCTAAATTGTCCTGCGCTATcgaaattgaatgaaaaatctttttatttcctcccgGTTTCGAACCGAGGACCTTTCGACTGTTAGGCGAGTGTtataaccactacactacggaaaaataaaacatctcttGCCTACTCCTCTTATTTTTGTGATATGCTTTAATTCTCATGGGTCATTCATACATGTCTCTTCTTCTATCCACAGACATCGCACTACTTCCTCACACTCCCATCAAATCTGCTGATCACCCTGTTATTGATGATTCTGTTATGCCTTaacatgaagtcaaaatgttccACTTCATTCTCAGGTGATAACCACTTACACTGCGGAAACTCTGCTCAAGAAACCGCTTGTGAAAACTGGTGTAAATTTTTACTggtataaaatattttccaagGCAAGTCATTGTAGCAAAATCAAACCTTCAATCAATACTATTTTTAATAAGTACTGAGCTTCCATTATTTGGGGCAACTTGCCACTTTCTCTAGTGTAGTGGTTAACACATTCACGTCACACTCGAAAGGTCTCGAGTTCGAAACCGGGCGGGAACTGTCATTGTTATTCTAAGTTGACGGGTTAGTGTGGGACCTTGGTCGAACAAAGTGGAGGGTGGAGTGGATGGACTAGAGTTACGAGTGACAGAAGTGGGTCCTCCTGTCATTTGGTCCAGAGCCGATGGCACTAATTTTATTTCCTAATTGTCCTGGACtattaaaagttaatgaaaaaaaaagctgtttccgcccggtttcgaaccAAGGACCTTTCGCGTGTTAGGCGAACGtgataaccactacactacggaaaccTTGACAATAGAGTAAAACTTGACGACCAGGGGTACAAAAAACACCCAGGGGACACTTTGTAGTACACGGATCTGTGGGGTCACATGTCAAAAGagtaaaaattattatttaacatcgGTCTCAGCAGCTGAGACGTTCACTGACACAGGAAGCCCCGTCCCCATCGTTGTGTTTGGTGCCATCCGATTAACTTCAGTTTATTACAGGGTGGCAGGAACCGACGGCTGCGTTTACAGACGTTCGGTGATCAAACATACTGGCCGGATTTCCACGGAGCTTCGTTGAGTTTTAAAACACATTACGCGGACAACGAGGAGAGCAGCACAGCTGTGAGAAACCCCGCTGTGAAGAGGGGCCGTGGGCTTCCGACCACCCTCACTGTCGGCCTCCGGCTGGCCCCCAGTGGCCCCCACGGCTCTTATCTGTGAGGAGAAAACACAGGTGATAAAACAGCCAGATTTTCTGTGGCGGAAACGTCGAGTTAAAGAATAGCGGACGAGTCAGCAGCAGTCATTACACCGGCAAAAGCAGTCAGCAAGCTTTCCAAACCCAAAGAACCTAGCACTAGGGTCAGTGAGCTCATCGTTAAGAAGGAGAAACATACTTTATTTCTgtagagaaattatttttccactgtctATCTGGCAGTAAGAAGTGGGAGTTGGCGGGATCCGGTGGTGACAATTTGAAGTATGTCGGTATTTATAATCAATAACAGATCTAAAATGACTCGGAAATGTAGATAATAGTTGGGTAGATGGTGACAAGATGTGCTACTTGCTTTAAAGATATCCACTTTTGAAAATCAGTCCGAAATATTTTCAGGTCATTGTAGCGCAGTCATACTTGCCTTTCTAAATAAGTATTTACCCTCATTAATTTGTAATGCAACAggtttccgtagtgtagtggttatcacgttcgcctcacacgcgaaaggtccctggttcgaaaccgggcggaaacaATTATGGATTTTCTTAATCAATGTATTAGTGAGGGACTTCAGTGGTATTTACTAGTTCAGTCAGGACGTCAGTGCGTACTCCTGTCATCTGGTCCACAGCCGGTggtgctgaattttttttttattccttgttCTATTGTAAcctaatgaaaaaaatcaacaattttgtttccgcccggtttcgaaccggggACCTTTCGCGAAAGGTCATCGGTTGGAAACCGGGTGGAAACAGTCATGGCCTTTCGGAATGAATGatgcagattttatttctaaattgtcCTGCGCTATcgaaattgaatgaaaaatctttttatttcctaCCGGTTTCGAACCGAGGACCTTTAGACTGTTAGGCGAGCGTtataaccactacactacggaaaaataaaacatctcttGCCTACTCCTCTTATTTTTGTGATATGCTTTAATTCTCTATATTCATGGGTCATGTCTCTTCTTCTAACCACAGACATCGCACTACTTCCTCACACTCCCATCAAATCTGCTGATCACCCGGTTATTGATGATTCTGTTATGCCTTaacatgaagtcaaaatgttccACTTCATTCTCAGGTGATAACCACTTACACTGCGGAAACTCTGCTCAGGAAACCGCTTGTGAAAACTGGTGTAAATTTTTACTGGTATAAAATATATTCCAAGGCAAGTCATTGTTGCAAAATCAAACCTTCAATCAATACTATTTTTAATAAGTACTGAGCTTCCATTATTGGGGCAACTTGCcagtttctgtagtgtagtggttaaAACATTCACGTCACACTCGAAAGGTCTCGAGTTCGAAACCGGACGGGAACAGTCATTGTTATTCTAAGTTGACGGGTTAGTGTGGGACTTTGGTCAAACAAAGTGGAGGGTGGAGTGGATGGACTAGAGTTACGAGTGACAGAAGTGGGTCCTCCTGTCATCTGGTCCAGAGCCGATGGCACTAATTTTATTTCCTAATTGTCCTGGACTATtgaaagttaatgaaaaaaaaacctgtttccgcccggtttcgaaccAAGGACCTTTCGCGTGTTAGGCGAACGtgataaccactacactacggaaaccTTGACAATAGAGCTAAACTTGACGACCAAGCTTACAAAAAACATCCAGGTGACAGTCAGCAAGCATTCCGAAACCAAGCCCAAAGAACCTAGCACCAGGATCAGTGAGCTCATCGTTAAGAAGGAGAAACATACTTTATTtgtgtagggaaattatttttccactgtctATCTGGCAGTAAGAAGTGGGAGTTGGCGGGATCCGGTGGTGACAATTTGAAGTATGTCGGTTGTGAACGTGTGAAGTATTAGATTTATGAAAATACAcgaaacaaaagagaaaaaagggaacACATTGATACATCTGGACAAGAGAGGAGGGTTGGTgtggggattttattttatgcacgcaattaatgaaataaaataaataaaaatagaaataatggataaaaaaagaGCTGGTGTGCGCAAACGAAGGTCGGGTAAGAGTGGATTTGACGAAATATTTATAATCAATAACAGATCATAAAATGACTCGGAAATGTAGATAATAGTTGGGTAGATGGTGAAAAGATGTGCTACTTGCTTTAAAGATATCCACTTTTGAAAATCAGTCCGAAATATTTTCAGGTCATTGTAGCACAGTCATACTTGCCTTTCTAAATAAGTATTTACCCTCATTGATTTCTAATACAATaggtttctgtagtgtagtggttatcacgttcgcctcacacgcgaaaggtccccggttcgaaaccgggcggaaaAAATTATGGATTTTCTTAATCAATGTATTAGTGAGGGACTTCAGTGGTATTTACTAGTTCAGTCAGGACGTCAGTGCGTACTCCTGTCATCTGGTCCACAGCCGGTggtgctgaatttttttttattccttggtCTATTGTAacctaatgaaaaaaaacaaaaattttgtttCCGCCCagtttcaaaccagggacctttCGCATGTGAGGCGAACAtgataaccactacactacggaaacaCTAGTCAGTGGAAGACTTGATATGAACTTTTCCAATTTGGTCCAAAGTATTTCCATCAGTCACATGTTTAATAAGTATTGACCTTCCATTATTTACAGCTTGTTTAAagtttccgtagtgtagtggttatcaCATTAGCCtcacacgcaaaaggtccctggttcgaaaCCGGGTGGAAACAGTCATGGCCTTTCTGAATGAATGatgcagattttatttctaaattgtcCTGCGCTATcgaaattgaatgaaaaatctttttatttcctcctgGTTTCGAACCGAGGACCTTTAGACTGTTAGGCGAGCGTTATAtccactacactacggaaaaataaaacatctcttGCCTACTCCTCTTATTTTTGTGATATGCTTTAATTCTCTATATTCATGGGTCATGTCTCTTCTTCTAACCACAGACATCGCACTACTTCCTCACACTCCCATCAAATCTGCCGATCACCCGGTTATTGATGATTCTGTTATGCCTTAACATGAAGTCAACATGTTCCACTCCCTCTCAGGTGATAACCACTTACACTGCGGAAACTCTGCTCAGGAAACCGCTTGTGAAAACTGGTCTAAATTTTTACTggtataaaatattttccaagGCAAGTCATTGTTGCAAAATCAAACCTTCAATCAATACTATTTTTAATAAGTACTGAGCTTCCATTATTGGGGCAACTTGCcagtttctgtagtgtagtggttaaCACATTCACGTCACACTCGAAAGGTCTCGAGTTCGAAACCGGGCGGGAACTGTCATTGTTATTCTAAGTTGACGGGTTAGTGTGGGACTTTGGTCAAACAAAGTGGAGGGTGGAGTGCATGGACTAGAGTTACGAGTGACAGAAGTGGGTCCTCCTGTCATCTGGTCCAGAGCCGATGGCACTAATTTTATTTCCTAATTGTCCTGGACTATtgaaagttaatgaaaaaaaaaaactgtttccgcccggtttcgaaccgAGGACCTTTCGCGTGTTAGGCGAACGtgataaccactacactacggaaaccTTGACAATAGAGTTAAACTTGACAAGCAAGGTTACAAAAAACACCCAGGGGACAGTCAGCAAGCATTCCGAACCCAAGCCCAAAGAACCTAGCCCCAGGGTCAGTGAGCTCATCGTTAAGAAGGAGAAACATACTTTATTtgtgtagggaaattatttttccactgtctATCTGGCAATAAGAAGTGGGAGTTGGCGGGATCCGGTGGTGACAATTTGAAGTATGTCGGTTGTGAACATGTGAAGTACGTATTAGATTTATGGAAATACACGAAAcgaaagagaaaaaagggaacACAATCATACATCTGGACAAGAGAGGAGGGTTGGTGTTTGATgtggggattttattttatgcacgcaattaatgaaataaaataaataaaaatagaaataatggataaaaaaagaGCTGGTGTGCACAAACGAAGGTCGGGTAAGAGTGAATTTGACGAAATATTTATAATCAATAACAGATCTAAAATGACTCGGAAATGTAGATAATAGTTGGGTAGATGGTGACAGGATGTGCTACTTGCTTTAAAGATATCCACTTTTGAAAATCAGTCCGAAATATTTTCAGGTCATTGTAGCACAGTCATACTTGCCTTTCTAAATAAGTATTTACCCTCATTGATTTCTAATACAATAggtttccgtagtgtagtggttatcaCGTTCGCCTCACACGCGAAAGGTCCCCGGTTCGAAACCTGGCGG is part of the Antennarius striatus isolate MH-2024 chromosome 13, ASM4005453v1, whole genome shotgun sequence genome and harbors:
- the LOC137606259 gene encoding histone H1-like, with product MADVEAPPAQAPAASQAKVTKRKPRPRPPGPGLKDRILTILKTSNDRNGMSGTALKAQLALGGYNVEKNKTRIRLTIKRLVESEKVIQTKGTGASGSFKLNKKAEQKVKVPAKRTGSPKKTAAKSKRSASKASPTKKTKPTNKKKPTPKKAAKKPATPKKEKSKPKSRTAKPSAGTAKKGGKTANKPKSPKVSRRSAPVKSRKPVGKTKKPAPKKVTQKKK